ACTGCAGAGCGACAAGTTCCTGCGCATGCCACTTGCGGATGTCGATGAAAACACCCCCCTGGACGATCCCGAAAACCAGCGGGCCGTCGGGATCGCTTACCCGCTGGCTCCGCTCAGCCCAGGCGAGCGAGCGCCGCGTTGCCTCCTCCACGAGCGTTCGCGGGGCTCCGGCGGGCGGGCATTCGTCTAGCACCATCGCGATGTCGACTCCCAGGTCGCTCTGGAGGTTGATGACTTTCTCGGGAGTGAAGAGGACTTCCTGCCCGTCGATGTGGCTACGGAACCGCACCCCCTCGTCGCTAACTTTGCGCAACGGGGCGAGGCTGTAGATCTGATAGCCGCCACTATCGGTGAGAATCGGCCCACTCCAGCCCATGAACTGGTGTAGGCCGCCTAACGCCCGCACCACCTCCACACCGGGCCGGAGCGCGAGGTGGTAGGTATTTGCCAGCACAATCTGAACTCCGACAACGCGGAGCTCGCGCGGCGTCATCGCCTTTACGGTTGCTTGGGTGGCCACCGGCATAAATGCGGGAGTAGAAACTTCCCCGTGTGGCGTCGTGAGCACGCCGCACCGAGCCGCTCCATCCTGCGCTGTGACGCGAAAGCACTCCTTGGGAGTGGGTGAGGCGAACAACGGACTCACTGGATTCATAAGTTACAAAACCAGCATCGCGTCGCCGTAACTGTAGAAGCGGTAACGATGCTTTATCGCCTCGGCATACGACTCCAGAATCAACTCCCGGCCTGCGAAGGCTGCGACCAGAAGAATTAACGTCGAACCCGGAAGGTGAAAGTTCGTGAACAAGGCGTTGATGACCTGGAAATGGTAGCCAGGTACGATAAAGCGGTCAGCCCAAAGTACCCCCGACCTCACAAACATCGGCTCGCCTATTGCTGCAGATTCCAGAGCTCGTGTGGTTGTGGTGCCGATGGCAACCACACGTTTTCCTTCTAATTTTGCTGCTCGGATTGCCTCGGCAGTCTCCGTAGGAATCTCGCACCATTCCGGCTCCATGCGGTGAAGTCGAACGTCGTCGACCCGAATCGGTATGAACGTCCCCGGACCAACATGCAACGTGATCCGCGCTAGCTGGACCCCCCGAGTGAGCAGGTTTGCCACCAATGCGGGTGTAAAGTGGAGGCCGGCTGTAGGCGCAGCCACAGATCCCGGTACGCGCGCGAAGATGGTTTGGTATCGTTCAGCGTCTGCCGCTGAAGGACCGACTGGTCGTCGGATGTAAGGCGGCAACGGTACCTGACCGTGGCAGTTCAGGAACGTCAACACGTCGGTATGTCCATGCCAGGCGACCACATATCGACCGGGCCCTTGCCGCTCGATGATCTCAACCTCGGTTGATGGTTCCAGCGTCAAGCGCACCCCCGGCTGGAGGTCGCGTGCGGGTTTACCTAGGCAGAGCCAAACCGGAGGAGAGCTGCCAGGTGTGTTGAGAGCCCTCACGAACAATAACTCTCCGCGCCGACCTTTGGGTGTACGGAGTGGCACGCGGGCGGGAATCACGCGCGTATCGTTTACGACCACGAGGTCTCCAGGGTTTAGAAAAGCAGGCAGCTCGCTCACGCGTGCGTGGGTTCGCGTTCCACGCGTGCGCTCCACTACCATGAGTCGCGCGTCGTCGCGGTTCGGAGCCGGCTCTTGTGCGATGAGTTCTGTGGGCAGTGAAAACTCGAAGTCACCTCGCCGAATGACTGGGCTCTGCTGAGAGTCGCTTTTGATTTCCATATGGGAACGAAAACGGCGTGCCGAACGCCCCGGTGGTCGGAATGAAGGTCTTTTAGGGCGTCCGGAAGTAGCGGCAATAAACACAGCCGCCACTCACGGTCAAGGAGCAGCCCACCTGTTGACTTGCGCGACAACCTCGGGTAAGGTCCGACCGACCGGTCGGGCAAGATTGCTTTCGGAATCGAATTCGTAGCGGTGAGACGCAAAATGGAGGTGGTTGCGAGTGTAACTGAACCGTCATCGAGAGAGAAAATTCTGGATGCCGCGGAGTTACTGTTCGCGCAGCGGGGGTTTGCCGGAGTAGGGATGCGTGAAGTGGCGGAGGCTGTGGGCCTCAGCAAGTCTTCTCTCTTTCATCACTTCCGGACGAAGGTGGAGCTTTACGCAGCGGTTGCGGCCCGAATCCTTGCTGCGTTTGAGGAACGGACCGCTGAGATTGTTGCGGCGCCCGGAGATGCGCTGGAGCGCTTTGACCGTTGGTTGGACGCCATGATCGATACCCTGGCGGAGCGTCCGACCCGGGCTCGTTTGCTCTTGCGCTCGCTGTTTGAAGACGACGATTTGGCTGGTGAAAGTGAAGGAGAAAAGGAGGTGGATGCCATCATCCATCGGCTATTTGCCAGCGTTGGGCATCTGCTTCGGGAGGGAATGGAGCGTGGCTTGTTCCGGGTCGCCAGCATACCCCACCTACTGCAGAGCCTGATTGGCTTACTGGTGTATCATTTTGCTTCGGGAGAATTTGGCGAGACGTTGTTGCGGCAGTCCCTTTTTGCTCCGGCTGCCGTGGAGAAGCGGAAGCAAGAGGTGAAGGCGTTATTGTACTCGGGGATGTTGGTTGGAACGGCAACGCGAAAAGCGTTGCGTAAGCTTTGAACGTTAGCGAACGAGGGAGGAAGGTTATGGAGAAGCTGCTGGCAGACCACCGGCGTCAACTAGGTGATTTCGAAATCGTTGAATTCGTGGACGAACAAGAGATTGCCCGGTTGCGCGAGAAGCTTGACGTCCCGGTGCCCTTGGAGCTCCATTGGAGTTGGGAATACGGGTCGGAGGTCGAAGAGCTCCGGGCACTGTACGAACGGGGGAAACGCGGTCAATGGAACGCAGAGACGGATATTGACTGGAGTATTCCGTTCCCGCGCGATGAGTGGTTTGTTCCCCGTGAAAATGCTCTCCTTTTGCCAACGCTACTAACGATGATGGGGGCAGACGAGGAAACTTGCCGTCAGGCGGCGTTCGACGAGTTCACGCATCTGATCTCTCAGTTGTTGCACGGAGAGCAGGCGGCGCTCCAGTTGTGTGGTCAATTGACCAATGCTTGCCCCACGATCGATCAAAAGTTTTACGCCGCTTCTCAGGTGGCGGACGAAGCTCGTCACGTCGAGGTGCTGGCAAAGTTCATCGAACGGAAGTTAGGCACGATTTATCCGATCGACCCTACGCTCAAAGTCTTGCTCGATCGCCTGCTCGAGGCACCGACGTGGAAGATGAAGACCCTCGGTATGCAGACCCTGTTCGAGGGGATGGCTGTGGCCATTTTCGACCAAATCGTAAGGGCGGCGACCAATCCTCTCGTCAAGGATATCCTTCGCAGAGTGCAAATTGACGAAGCGAGGCACGCAGCGTTTGGGGTATTGACGATGCGGCGCGTGGTTCAAGAGGCCACCGAGGAAGAAATGGCAGAGATGGAAGATTTCGCGTTTGCGATCTTGGAGACGCTGAACGCGAACCAGCAACTGGACTTCCTTCGCCAAGCGGCGCCGAAGTATGGCCTGGATCCGGAAGCTGTCGTCCAGTCGTTACATGCTATGCCGCAGTGGGCTCAGTTGAACAGCGAAGTTTATATGCACACAGTGATCCCCAATCTCTGGCGCCTGGGTTTGATTACGGAGCGTACCGAGGAGAAATACCGGAAGGCGGGAATCCTATGGGGCGACCGCTTCGAGGCTCGTCACCAGCTTCCCTTAGCGAGCTAACCGAAGCACATTAGGAATCTGCGTGCACTGCGTGCGGTATAGCGGTGCACGCAGATTGATGGTTTTTAGCGGGTCACGGCTCGAGAACGGCGCTGGCGATGTTCTTGTCGGGGTATCGAGTGGGGGTGATTGGAGCGGGGGTGGCTGGCCTCGCGTGCGCTTACATGCTCGCGCGAGAAGGGGCCGAAGTGGTGGTTTTTGAACGCGACCCCCCGCCCCCGGAGGATCCGGAACTGGCCTTTTCGAGTTGGAAGCGACTGGGCGCCAGTCAGGTGCGGCACTCCCATGTCTTTTTGGGCCGGCTGCGTGTTCTGCTGCGGGATCACTATCCCGAGCTCCTTCAGGAGTTGCTGCGCGCGGGCTTTAGGGAGATGCGACCAATTGACAACCCGCCGCCGGCGTTACGGGGGCGCTTAGAGCCTGAACCTGGCGACGACGATCTTGTGGCTCTGGCGGGGCGGCGGGTCACGTTCGAGTGGGTACTGCGGCGAGTGATAGGGGAAAACCCGAGAGTTCAGATCGAGACCGATTCGAAAGTGTTGGGTTTGCTTGCGGTGCCGACGGTGCCGCCACAAGTCTGCGGAGTGCTCGTGGATCGTGGCCGCAGTCGCGAAGCGGCGATTCGTTTCCACTTTGTTGTCGACGCCTCAGGCCGCCACTCAACGATCCCGCGGTGGCTCCAGAAAATTGGCTGTCGGCCGGTCGTCGAGCAACAGGAAGAGTCCGGCATTGTTTATTACACCCGATTTTACCGGCGTCGCGCTGGCTCCGAGGAACCAAAGCCTGGGCAAGACCCATGGGTCGCGGACTGGGACTGGCTAAAGTTCGCGCTCTTTCCAGCGGAAGGTGGGGTGTTTTCGATCACCTTGGCGGTGCCCCTTGTGGAGCCGCGCTTAAAAATCCTGAGCCGCGCAGCGGTCTTTGATCGCATTGTGAGAGCGATTCCGGGGCTACGAGACTGGGTTGATCCTGATGTTGCCGAACCTTACGCGGCGGCGCCTCGCGAGGTGGAGGCAATGGGTGGCTTGATGAACCGTAGGCGGCGGTTTGTCGATGCCGACGGCTTAATTGTGTCGCGGCTGTTTGTCATCGGGGACGCGGCGTATTGCACAAACCCGCTGTATGGTCGGGGCTGTGCCCAAGCGTTTCTTCACGCCCACCTTCTTCTTGAGGCCCTTCGCGAGGC
The sequence above is a segment of the Candidatus Binatia bacterium genome. Coding sequences within it:
- a CDS encoding ferritin-like domain-containing protein; the encoded protein is MEKLLADHRRQLGDFEIVEFVDEQEIARLREKLDVPVPLELHWSWEYGSEVEELRALYERGKRGQWNAETDIDWSIPFPRDEWFVPRENALLLPTLLTMMGADEETCRQAAFDEFTHLISQLLHGEQAALQLCGQLTNACPTIDQKFYAASQVADEARHVEVLAKFIERKLGTIYPIDPTLKVLLDRLLEAPTWKMKTLGMQTLFEGMAVAIFDQIVRAATNPLVKDILRRVQIDEARHAAFGVLTMRRVVQEATEEEMAEMEDFAFAILETLNANQQLDFLRQAAPKYGLDPEAVVQSLHAMPQWAQLNSEVYMHTVIPNLWRLGLITERTEEKYRKAGILWGDRFEARHQLPLAS
- the queA gene encoding tRNA preQ1(34) S-adenosylmethionine ribosyltransferase-isomerase QueA, whose protein sequence is MRRGDFEFSLPTELIAQEPAPNRDDARLMVVERTRGTRTHARVSELPAFLNPGDLVVVNDTRVIPARVPLRTPKGRRGELLFVRALNTPGSSPPVWLCLGKPARDLQPGVRLTLEPSTEVEIIERQGPGRYVVAWHGHTDVLTFLNCHGQVPLPPYIRRPVGPSAADAERYQTIFARVPGSVAAPTAGLHFTPALVANLLTRGVQLARITLHVGPGTFIPIRVDDVRLHRMEPEWCEIPTETAEAIRAAKLEGKRVVAIGTTTTRALESAAIGEPMFVRSGVLWADRFIVPGYHFQVINALFTNFHLPGSTLILLVAAFAGRELILESYAEAIKHRYRFYSYGDAMLVL
- a CDS encoding FAD-dependent oxidoreductase, producing the protein MFLSGYRVGVIGAGVAGLACAYMLAREGAEVVVFERDPPPPEDPELAFSSWKRLGASQVRHSHVFLGRLRVLLRDHYPELLQELLRAGFREMRPIDNPPPALRGRLEPEPGDDDLVALAGRRVTFEWVLRRVIGENPRVQIETDSKVLGLLAVPTVPPQVCGVLVDRGRSREAAIRFHFVVDASGRHSTIPRWLQKIGCRPVVEQQEESGIVYYTRFYRRRAGSEEPKPGQDPWVADWDWLKFALFPAEGGVFSITLAVPLVEPRLKILSRAAVFDRIVRAIPGLRDWVDPDVAEPYAAAPREVEAMGGLMNRRRRFVDADGLIVSRLFVIGDAAYCTNPLYGRGCAQAFLHAHLLLEALREAGGDPQVAATQLDELAQQQLSPFYRASVVADRDAVRRALGKPPVRFLDRVQEGFFRDGVAVAMRTDPVVYRAFLRMINMFETPEQAFLQPEVVARTLWVMSQGEAFRRRHGWRPPPARDRYLMEIGIPSRE
- the tgt gene encoding tRNA guanosine(34) transglycosylase Tgt, giving the protein MNPVSPLFASPTPKECFRVTAQDGAARCGVLTTPHGEVSTPAFMPVATQATVKAMTPRELRVVGVQIVLANTYHLALRPGVEVVRALGGLHQFMGWSGPILTDSGGYQIYSLAPLRKVSDEGVRFRSHIDGQEVLFTPEKVINLQSDLGVDIAMVLDECPPAGAPRTLVEEATRRSLAWAERSQRVSDPDGPLVFGIVQGGVFIDIRKWHAQELVALQFPGYAVGGLSVGEERSVTRDVAAATAEELPRDRPRYLMGVGYPEDLIRFVGMGYDLFDCVLPTRNARNGLLFTSFGRLNIRLSRFQKDNDPPDPLCACYTCANFSRGYLRHLSLSKEILAATLATTHNLYFYQRLMRDMQTAITNQSFVSWAAATIPRLEQEYEP
- a CDS encoding TetR/AcrR family transcriptional regulator, whose translation is MRRKMEVVASVTEPSSREKILDAAELLFAQRGFAGVGMREVAEAVGLSKSSLFHHFRTKVELYAAVAARILAAFEERTAEIVAAPGDALERFDRWLDAMIDTLAERPTRARLLLRSLFEDDDLAGESEGEKEVDAIIHRLFASVGHLLREGMERGLFRVASIPHLLQSLIGLLVYHFASGEFGETLLRQSLFAPAAVEKRKQEVKALLYSGMLVGTATRKALRKL